A genomic segment from Candidatus Brocadia sinica JPN1 encodes:
- a CDS encoding TIGR04255 family protein encodes MGEILKNPPLVEAVCEFQFDPESKWDWTIPGLLFEKIGGEFSERAEVHRLGVTVQQLSRKITQPSVIESGPERIQLKRSDSSAMVQVGPRQLIINHLRPYKNWDTFCELILRIYSTYLSVIQSGRISRLGLRYVNQIELTEFSSDWKNIISIWPSFPNKLKRDVATFFQRYELKHNKPEGVLIHQTGLIQSDDKSMVVLDLDFISTAVSELVEKDQVAEWLNQAHDRIEESFIDSLTPDAYTWLKEGKK; translated from the coding sequence ATGGGAGAAATACTTAAAAATCCACCACTCGTTGAAGCAGTATGTGAGTTTCAGTTTGACCCAGAATCAAAATGGGATTGGACGATTCCTGGCCTCTTATTTGAAAAAATAGGTGGAGAGTTTTCCGAACGGGCAGAGGTGCATCGTTTAGGAGTAACAGTTCAGCAGTTAAGCAGAAAAATTACACAGCCATCTGTCATTGAATCGGGACCTGAAAGGATTCAGCTAAAGCGTTCAGATAGTAGCGCCATGGTCCAGGTTGGCCCAAGGCAACTAATTATTAACCATTTACGACCTTATAAGAATTGGGACACATTCTGTGAGTTAATACTTCGGATTTATTCAACATATTTAAGCGTAATCCAAAGTGGACGAATATCACGACTCGGCCTACGATACGTCAACCAAATAGAGCTCACAGAATTTAGTTCTGATTGGAAAAACATAATTTCCATATGGCCATCATTTCCGAATAAACTTAAACGGGATGTTGCTACTTTTTTTCAAAGATATGAATTAAAACACAATAAGCCGGAAGGAGTACTTATCCATCAGACTGGTCTCATTCAGTCCGATGATAAATCCATGGTTGTGTTAGATCTTGATTTTATCTCAACTGCGGTTTCTGAATTAGTCGAAAAAGATCAAGTTGCAGAATGGCTTAATCAGGCACACGATCGAATTGAAGAGTCTTTTATTGACTCATTGACGCCGGATGCTTATACATGGCTCAAGGAAGGGAAAAAATGA
- a CDS encoding type II toxin-antitoxin system VapC family toxin, producing the protein MTENKILTYVDANILIAAARGRDDIHQRAMKILDDPNREFTASEFLRLEVLPKPLFNKLNDEAEFYEAFFETIEKWASNFQDIVKDAYKYAVRHGLSALDALHVASALTVGADEFVTGEKPTKPINSVSALKIHSIHSE; encoded by the coding sequence ATGACAGAAAATAAAATCTTAACGTATGTTGATGCAAATATATTGATAGCAGCAGCACGTGGAAGAGATGATATTCATCAGCGTGCAATGAAAATACTTGATGATCCCAATCGGGAATTTACGGCAAGTGAATTTCTCCGACTTGAAGTGCTACCCAAACCATTATTCAATAAATTAAACGACGAAGCGGAATTCTACGAGGCATTTTTTGAAACTATAGAAAAATGGGCTAGTAATTTTCAAGACATCGTTAAAGATGCTTACAAATATGCGGTTCGTCACGGTCTCAGTGCGCTAGACGCTTTGCACGTTGCCTCAGCGTTAACCGTTGGCGCTGACGAGTTTGTTACAGGAGAAAAACCTACAAAACCTATCAATAGTGTATCCGCATTAAAGATCCATTCTATCCATAGCGAATAA